Proteins found in one Nerophis ophidion isolate RoL-2023_Sa linkage group LG21, RoL_Noph_v1.0, whole genome shotgun sequence genomic segment:
- the LOC133539915 gene encoding zinc finger protein OZF-like, producing the protein MEQAEENLQYTHIKGKERDQKQPHIKEEEPHTSYIMEEESQTPEIKEENESQPSVTLQKKRSHNFVHIKEEEEEHIISQEGEHIKEIEEVDITKMPLTGVIMKSEDDEVKDENEEKSEPEPPSSSSTQHITEADGDHCGGSQADKLLAPLSDSEDTTSHSPDTDDEDSKADKTCHTDNTRFRCSHCDKTFNHRGSLKRHMRNHTGEKPFSCSECGKGFGQKNVLKEHMKIHTGEKPFSCSVCAKSFVQSHNLKVHMRIHTGEKPFSCSVCGKEYGQRQNLKEHMRIHTGDEPFLCSVCGKGSARKSSLKQHMRIHTGEKPFSCSVCGRVFGQKNVLNEHMKIHSGEKPFSCSTCGKYFVRRHYLKIHMRTHTGEKPFSCSVCGRGFAQKIALKEHMNTHTGEKPFSCSICGKGFIQSQYLKAHLRTHTGEKVFSCSVCDERFSYEYQCKKHKCAGENSKSK; encoded by the coding sequence ATGGAGCAGGCAGAGGAGAACCTGCAGTACACCCACATTAAAGGAAAAGAGCGGGATCAAAAGcaaccccacattaaagaggaggaGCCACATACTTCTTACATTATGGAGGAGGAGTCACAGACCCCTGAAATTAAGGAAGAAAATGAGTCACAGCCCTCCGTCACTTTACAGAAGAAGAGGAGTCATAACTTTgttcacattaaagaggaagaggaggaacacatcatcagtcaggagggagagcataTTAAAGAAATAGAGGAGGTTGATATCACCAAGATGCCATTGACTGGTGTGATtatgaagagtgaagatgatgaggtcaaagatGAAAATGAGGAGAAGAGCGAgccggagcctccaagcagcagctcaactcaacacataacagaagctgatggagaccactgtggaggatcacaagcagacaagcttttggctccactatcagatagtgaggacacaacgtcacactctcctgacactgatgatgaagactctaaagctgataagacatgtcacactgacaacacacgctttagatgttctcactgtgacaaaacttttaaTCACCGTGgtagtttgaaaagacacatgagaaatcacacaggagaaaaaccgttttcctgctcagaatgtggtaaaggttttggacaaaaaaatgtgctgaaagaacacatgaagatacacacaggagaaaaacctttttcttgctcagtatGTGCTAAAAGTTTTGtacaaagtcacaatttgaaggtacacatgagaatacacactggagaaaaacctttttcctgttcagtctGCGGTAAAGAGTACGGACAAAGACAGAAtttaaaagaacacatgagaattcATACTGGAGATGAACCTTTTTTGTGCTCAGTGTGTGGTAAAGGTTCGGCAAGAAAAAGTAGTTTGAAacaacacatgagaatacacactggagaaaagcctttttcctgctcagtatGTGGTAGAGTTTTTGGCCAAAAAAATGTGCTAAAtgaacacatgaaaatacacagtggagaaaaacctttttcttgttcgaCCTGCGGTAAATATTTTGTACGAAGGCattatttaaaaatacacatgagaacacacaccggagaaaaacctttttcctgctctgTATGCGGTAGAGGTTTTGCACAAAAAATAGCgttgaaagaacacatgaatacacacactggagaaaaacctttttcttgttcaatctgtggtaaaggttttatacAAAGTCAGTATTTGAAAGCACacctgagaacacacacaggagagaaagtgtttagttgcagtgtgtgtgatgaaagattctcttatgagtaccagtgtaagaaacacaagtgcgCTGGTGAAAACAGCAAAAgcaaataa